Part of the Virgibacillus natechei genome is shown below.
GTCCCCCTCCGAAAACGTTTTAATAAATGAGTAAAAATAATGCGCCTTCATAAAAAGAGTAAACGAAATTTTTACGAAAACGTTTTAGTTTTACTCGAAAAAAATATATATCATCTACACTGTACCACTAACTTAATAATTCCTGATTTCATTTAGATAAGGTTCTTCTCTCGCTGAACGCAAGCCCATGTAGCCATTCCCTAAACAAATATAGATTCCGTTTTTCCTAAATATCAGGTGAGAATGCGGTATCAGAGACTACCTATTCTCTATTCTAGACCACCTTTGCCTAATGAATAATTCATCATAAAAAACCCCCTCCGAAAACGTTTTAGTAAATGATTAAAAATAATGCGCTTTCATAAAAAGAGAAAACGATATTTTCACGAAAACGTTTTAGTATTATTGGAAAAAATATATATTATCTACAGTACAAGTATATCGATATATAGTTAAGGTGTCAACACAAAATTATTTTTTAATTTTACTTTTTCCCCATAAAACAGAATCACTTCACCTTAGACTTCATGAACACAATAAAACATAACCAATGTACTGATCACGATGACATTCACATACTTAAGGATTCAGGAACTTATAATAAAATAGTCAAGCTTTATCAACTCTTTGAAATGAATCTAGATCAGTAGCAGCCTTAACAATGTTATGCAGGCTAGAGTTCGATCATAAATAAGTGAGTTTCCAACGAAAGAATGTGTAGTGGAATTCAGAAATCAAAGGTGTCAATAATTATGATGTGTTCATTAAACTGTAACATTTTATTGTGCAATTTTTTGAAAAGTATAAGATAATAGACCTATACTATAGTAATACTTGAAAAGCTAGCTTTTGGAATGGAGCCACAATTGAAGCAACCGTATTTAAACTTAACTTTTGATGAGGTAGTTGTCCAACACGAAGCGATGATTTACTACCATCTCCACAAATTATGTATTATCGATAATCAGGAGGATTTTTACCAAGAAGGCCTATGCGCCATGTGGGAAGCTTATCAAAAATATCGGCCTGACAAAGGTTTACTTGGTACATACTTCAATTCAATAATCCGCAATCGTCTGATTGATTTGATTCGAAAAAGAACCCGCGATAAACACAACAACAACATTTTTTACCACGAAGAAAGTAAACTCCAGGAGAGCGGAAATCGCTGTCGCAATGGAAAGCTGCCTATTTCTAGTCTTACAGATAGCCCAATAAAGGATACCTATGTATGGGAACAAGTGAAGTCCAAGCTTACAATAAATCAGTGGAAATGGATTCAATTCCATATTGTGATGGACATGCCAATTAAGGAAATAGCGATGCAGGAAGGTGTTACTATTGATGCCGTGAAGAGCTGGGCTAGACAGACGAAGAAGAAATTGATGAACGAACCAATTAAGGAAATGATAATGGATAGCTTATAAAGATTTTTATGGGAGCCTTCGTTCTAAGTGGGTCTTACCATAAAGCGAAGGCCCTTTTTTATGTACCTTTGGTGAGCTTATACAGAAAAATAGAATTTTTTTAAAAGATGACACCTAACAAGGGACTTATTTCGATTATAGGAGTAAAGGGAACTATATAAAAAATCCCCGAAAGCCACTTTAGATAAAGGAACTCGTTTAAACGGAATGGCCGTTGTAAGCAATTCGTCTCCAGGATTATTTATGCTTATAACGTCATTAAATCCCCTTTTCCCTTCTACGTTATTATCCGCATACTTTTCATTAATTTATCCCGCAGAAAAACGATACATCCTAATTATTTTCAACAAATTAATATAACGTGTTGTTTTCTGGATCTGTTAAATGGGTGCAATAATAGTAGTAGAAAATTACTGTATAGTTTAAAAGTGTCTTATCGAGAAAGAGGAAAAAAATGAATAAGAATGAACAGGTAAGTTTTGAGGAGATTTTCAAGCAGAATGAAAGAAGGGTATATTACCATATCCACCAATTGCGTATTCAAGACCCTCTCCAGGAATTTTACCGGGAAGGCCTTATTGCGATGTGGAAGACTTATGGGACATACCACCCCGATGAAGGCCCCTTTGCCACATATTTCAACTTTATTATTCGTAATCGTTTGATCAAATTTTTGCGAAAAAAGCAGAATGACCTTTGATAGTTCCTAATGAAGTTTTTACCCATTGAAAATTAGAACTGAATAATGGTAAGCGTTACACATAGTTGAGCGTCTTTTTTTGAGGAAAGGCGCTTCTTTAAAAATATTATTAGGAAGGGTTGGAAAGATGAATTATATAAAAGAATTGAATGCGTTTCATAATCGTTTGGAGACTAATCCGTTGTCAGCTTCAGCAGCAAATCTATGGCATGTGCTAATGCATGTCAACAATAAACCCGGCTGGCTAAAAGAGTTCACCGTGGCGGTATCCGTACTTTGTGCGAAAGCGGCATTAACTGAAAGCACATTTAAGCGAGCGCGGGCAGAACTGGACGAAAAGGGCTATATCCGTTGATATAATATTTAAGTGAAACCTGAGAAACGAAGGATTTACTTAAATAATCATAATAAAAAAATCGTTATTGTAGATGATTCGCCAGATGAAAGAAACGCCGAGGCGATTCAATTGTTCTATGTGTCTTTACTAGAATAACCTTTTTCAACTTATGATATGATTCTCCGTTCCTCATTCACTAGTAAAACATTGTCAAATACATCGAAGAAGATCGGAAGAATATTATTTTCCTCCTCAAACCCAAGAGTTATTAACTAAACGCGTTTTATTGTCTGCAATATCATTCAACCTACCAAATTCTTTTAAAATCCTGTAACACCAAGCCCAAACCAATATTAAAAGAAGCTGAATAGTTATTAATATAAACTTCGTATTCTGCCATCGATCTTTCATTTTCTAATTTTTCCCTCTTTAATAGCACATTGCTGACCAATGTGCTAAGCACAACTAAACCAGTATCTTTTTTAATTTTTTTAGTACCTGCAAGCTATATCTTCCAATTCAAGGCCAGTTTCCACTTCATATTTATCAACCGATTCATTAAATAAAGGTTATTCCATTAAAGGTTATTATTAAATCCCAGCAGTGCTTCTTCATTACCAATATCAATTTGTATAAAGAGTATTATTTATAATAATTACTTGACAGCCTGGGCACTGTTCGCCATAGGTGGCGCCAATATAACGCTTATAAGTAAAAATTTATGACCTCTCGAATATCTAAATATTCTTCGGAAATCACTAAACTTTGATTAGACTTATTAAATCTTGGATCCATTTTAAAGTGAATTTTACTACTACGACTTTCTGATGGAAGAAGAAGTGCAGAATACGTGTTAGAAAATTTAGGGGTATTATTTATATCTTCACGATATTCATTTAAAAATAAGTAGTAAGCTATTTGTTTGTAGTCCATTCCTCGGGTATTTGTATAATACTTTGCATCAAATATTAATTGCGTATCTCCCTCGCCATAATAATAATCTGGTGTAAAGTAATGATCTTTATTAGCAATATTTGGGCGAAATGAAACTTTAGAAAACTCGATTTGATTTAAATTCTCTTCATCAAAAACAATTTTTTCATTTTTTATTTCTTTATAGTTCGATTTTAAATAGCTCATCACCATGTCTTCCCAAATAGAAGAGAATGAATAATGTTTAAAATAATAACTACCGCCTTCATTCAGATCCGCAAAGAAATTGATTAAATGATCAATTAATTCTAGGAGACTATCTTTGAATGTCTGTTGGCGCAACGAAAAAAGGTTTTCCAATACTATTTCCTTCTCACCAAGAAAATTAAAATTAGGAAACGCCTTTCCCGTTTTATTTAAATCGATAAACACACCAAATTTATCAATTGTATAATCAATGGCAAAAATCATACATTCCGTTAAAAACTCTGAAAAGTAGTACTTCTTCTCATAGTAAATGGGAAATAAGTTCAGTTTCCCATTTGAAATATACTTGTTTGAAAGCCGGACTGTTTCCTTCCAATTTACTTTCCCACCGATATTTGGTTTAATATGAATCTTATCTTCAAAATACAAACCATACTTATCGAGGTAATCGTAAATACCAAAAAAAGCAGCGAAAGGATAGTCTGTCTTAAACCTTTTGCCATACTCAGTTCCAAAATACAGATCGGGTCTTACTTGTCTGTGTTTCACAATCAATCTAAATAATTGTGCAGAATCTCTGTTCAACTCTTCTACTCGATAATTCTTAGGAAAGACTGAAAACACTTCGTGATTGCTATTTATAATAAAGCCTACAAAATTCAGAACATAGGCGTGGCCCTCTGTATCTTCTCCTGAATTCGTATCAGTAACATAATTTTTCCGAAAGTCTCTTCTTTCTTGAAGAATAAAACCTTCATCAATTAGTCTATCTTTATCAAACTCTTCTCCATCATTAGCATAGTCAATTATCATATAACCACCACTTTCAATTAGTAGGGATATTTAATAAGGTTAGGTGACAAGAAATCGTAAATGAAAATATCACTAAACACTTTATCATTTCCATAATTTGAATACAAATCATCAAAACTTCTTATATCATTCGCGAAAAGTTTTGAAGAAGTATTAAAAGAAGAACT
Proteins encoded:
- a CDS encoding sigma-70 family RNA polymerase sigma factor, with translation MKQPYLNLTFDEVVVQHEAMIYYHLHKLCIIDNQEDFYQEGLCAMWEAYQKYRPDKGLLGTYFNSIIRNRLIDLIRKRTRDKHNNNIFYHEESKLQESGNRCRNGKLPISSLTDSPIKDTYVWEQVKSKLTINQWKWIQFHIVMDMPIKEIAMQEGVTIDAVKSWARQTKKKLMNEPIKEMIMDSL
- a CDS encoding sigma factor encodes the protein MNKNEQVSFEEIFKQNERRVYYHIHQLRIQDPLQEFYREGLIAMWKTYGTYHPDEGPFATYFNFIIRNRLIKFLRKKQNDL